In one window of Cryptococcus neoformans var. neoformans B-3501A chromosome 11, whole genome shotgun sequence DNA:
- a CDS encoding hypothetical protein (HMMPfam hit to PBP, Phosphatidylethanolamine-binding protein, score: 32.2, E(): 8.9e-08): MLGYFAALALALPALAQSASNGSASAVDIEGLQANFQQAELTPQLLETFEPEALLSVTFGSTAISTGDTLDQDAVSSSPTLAVSPASNATLESGQLYTVVMVDADIVGTDESTTEQTRHWLVNSASLSTDSAPYAVNWTGSTSITDYAGPGPTSGSGSHRYVIIVYAQPDTFSPPANLSQAGTPLSTMSLSSYVSESGLGNLITANYFQVENGEATVTVSSTSAVDSSTLAGYLSTTAASSASSAASGTASGAASNSAATSATDSSATSASSAPASSDSSSRALRSEMGFGMVVGVVGVVGAVLGAGMV; encoded by the exons ATGCTCGGTTACTTTGCTGCTCTCGCGCTTGCCCTTCCCGCCCTCGCCCAGTCTGCCTCCAACGGCTCTGCCTCCGCCGTCGATATTGAGGGCTTGCAAGCAAACTTCCAAC AGGCCGAACTTACGCCCCAATTGCTCGAAACTTTTGAGCCTGAGGCTCTTTTGAGCGTTACTTTCGGTAGCACCGCTATCTCTACCGGTGATACGCTCGACCAGGATG ccgtctcttcttctcccactctTGCCGTCTCCCCCGCTTCCAACGCTACTCTTGAATCGGGTCAGCTCTACACCGTCGTGATGGTCGATGCCGACATTGTTGGAACCGACGAATCTACCACCGAGCAGACTCGGCACTGGCTCGTCAACTCTGCTAGTCTTTCCACCGACTCGGCCCCTTACGCTGTCAACTGGACCGGTTCTACCTCTAT TACCGATTATGCCGGTCCCGGTCCCACCTCTGGCAGTGGCTCTCACCG ATACGTAATCATCGTCTACGCTCAGCCCGAtactttctctcctcccgCCAACCTTTCTCAAGCCGGTACCCCCCTCAGTACAATGTCTCTCTCTAGCTACGTCTCTGAAAGTGGTCTAGGAAACTTGATCACTGCCAACTACTTCCAAGTCGAGAATGGCGAGGCTACCGTCACT GTATCTTCCACTAGCGCTGTTGACTCTTCTACCCTTGCCGGCTACCTCTCTACTACTGCTgcctcttccgcttccaGCGCTGCTTCCGGAACTGCTTCCGGAGCAGCCTCCAACTCTGCTGCTACCTCTGCTACTGACTCTTCTGCcacttccgcttcttccgccCCTGCTTCCAGCGACTCCTCTAGCAGGGCTTTGAGGTCCGAAATGGGCTTTGGTATGGTTGTTGGCGTTGTCGGTGTTGTGGGCGCTGTTTTGGGTGCCGGTATGGTCTAA